From one Acinonyx jubatus isolate Ajub_Pintada_27869175 chromosome B1, VMU_Ajub_asm_v1.0, whole genome shotgun sequence genomic stretch:
- the SOWAHB gene encoding ankyrin repeat domain-containing protein SOWAHB, translating into MARELSQEALLDFLCQAGGRVTNAALLGHFKSFLRDPDAPPSQHQRRRELFKGFVNSVAAVRQDPDGTKYVVLKRRYRDLLGEEGLQRPRDPPAAAAPTGRAAPRSPQGARQRDPPPQPPRRRRHEKGPEEEPAGAAAPAAHAGCNGLTASRTREAARGGGGRRGGSGHRAGARCAAVETQGRCCWECHQNSLEGLPDEQVLGAVPDPATATATATAGDKPARVPLARDDREPPGQQPEGLPAEHAPVPTAPCSPPATVEAAGSGAWPPPLLSLPTSPADQPELLTPSSLHYSILQQQQQRTWEWVARHPQIPQARNQGPIRAWSVLPDNFPQIPSEPNFCVPEPNSEPLDPSLSSHSLLPVVPESCPQNTPLTIFRSIRSQLSLQDLDDFVDQESHGSEESSSGPKESPGGSEEGLQVTLGTPDWRKLRDPAGGLSPKEGSPSRSPQGLRNRGDGHTSQQVSTKANGLVGHPQESFPWPTPKLRRALRRSSQAGRAKLSSSDEECLEQDLLKRTRRPPRSRKLSKEGAVSSPRVDAALTPQPADIKAAAAAAAEWRPHTPWAKGGEESAALVPHRPEHKSSLVPLDAREHEWIVKLASGSWIHVLTLFWEDPQLALHKDFLTGYTALHWIAKHGDLRALQDFVSSAQKAGVTLDVNVKSSCGYTPLHLAAIHGHQGVIKVLVQRLASRVNVRDSSGKKPWQYLTSNTSGEVWQLLEAPRGRPIFPVYPLVRSSSPTRKAKSREISRNITRKSSLAALLKSQHSKWKLANQYEKFPNPREREEYSD; encoded by the coding sequence ATGGCCCGAGAGTTGAGCCAGGAGGCACTACTGGATTTTCTGTGCCAGGCTGGAGGAAGAGTGACCAACGCCGCCTTGCTGGGACACTTCAAGAGCTTTCTCCGAGACCCCGACGCGCCCCCCAGCCAACACCAGCGCCGCCGCGAGCTCTTCAAGGGCTTCGTCAACTCGGTAGCCGCAGTGCGCCAGGACCCCGACGGCACCAAGTATGTGGTGCTCAAGAGGAGGTACAGGGAccttttgggggaggaggggctgcagcGACCCCGCGACCCGCCCGCTGCCGCCGCCCCTACAGGGAGAGCTGCTCCCCGTTCCCCGCAAGGCGCGCGCCAAAGGGatccgccgccgcagccgcccaGGAGGCGGCGGCACGAGAAGGGGCCAGAGGAGGAGCCAGCAGGTGCCGCAGCCCCAGCCGCCCACGCAGGTTGTAATGGACTCACCGCCAGCCGCACCCGGGAGGCAGCCCGGGGAGGCGgcgggcggaggggcggctctgGCCACAGGGCCGGAGCGAGGTGCGCGGCTGTGGAGACGCAGGGCCGCTGCTGCTGGGAATGCCACCAAAACAGCCTGGAGGGACTCCCGGACGAGCAGGTGCTCGGCGCAGTCCCAGAccccgccaccgccaccgccaccgccaccgccggGGACAAGCCGGCGCGTGTCCCGCTGGCCCGGGATGATCGCGAGCCTCCCGGGCAGCAGCCGGAAGGCTTGCCCGCTGAGCACGCACCGGTGCCCACAGCGCCCTGCTCTCCTCCTGCAACCGTCGAGGCTGCTGGAAGTGGGGCTTGGCCGcctcctctcctgtccctccctaCTTCCCCTGCAGACCAGCCAGAGCTGCTGACCCCGAGCTCTCTGCATTATTCCATcctgcagcagcagcaacagcgcACTTGGGAATGGGTGGCCAGACATCCCCAGATACCCCAGGCCCGGAACCAAGGACCCATCAGAGCCTGGTCAGTGCTGCCGGACAATTTCCCCCAGATACCATCTGAGCCCAACTTCTGTGTCCCAGAACCTAACTCAGAGCCTCTAGACCCCTCTCTTTcatctcattctctccttcctgttgTTCCGGAATCCTGTCCCCAGAATACTCCATTGACAATCTTTCGTAGCATTCGTAGTCAGCTGTCCCTCCAAGATCTGGATGACTTTGTGGACCAAGAGAGCCATGGCAGCGAGGAGAGCAGCAGTGGGCCCAAAGAGTCCCCAGGGGGTTCTGAAGAGGGGCTGCAAGTTACCCTGGGAACCCCAGATTGGAGAAAGCTCAGGGATCCGGCTGGGGGCCTTTCTCCAAAAGAGGGCAGCCCCAGCAGGAGCCCTCAGGGCCTCAGAAACAGAGGGGATGGTCACACCTCTCAGCAGGTCTCGACAAAGGCTAATGGCCTTGTAGGCCACCCCCAGGAGTCTTTCCCCTGGCCAACTCCTAAGTTAAGGAGAGCCCTCAGGAGGAGCTCACAGGCAGGGAGAGCCAAATTGTCTTCTTCCGATGAGGAGTGTCTTGAGCAGGACTTGCTGAAAAGGACTCGTCGCCCACCACGGTCCAGGAAACTCTCCAAGGAAGGAGCAGTGTCCAGCCCAAGAGTGGATGCTGCTTTGACACCACAACCTGCAGACATtaaggctgctgctgctgctgctgctgagtgGCGTCCTCACACCCCCTGGGCCAAGGGTGGGGAGGAATCTGCAGCCTTGGTCCCGCACAGACCTGAGCACAAGTCATCTCTGGTCCCCCTAGATGCCAGGGAGCATGAATGGATCGTGAAGCTTGCCAGTGGCTCTTGGATTCACGTGTTGACTTTGTTTTGGGAGGACCCCCAGCTGGCTCTGCACAAAGACTTCTTGACTGGGTACACGGCCTTGCACTGGATAGCCAAACATGGTGACCTCAGGGCCCTTCAGGACTTTGTCTCTAGTGCACAGAAAGCCGGGGTTACTCTTGATGTAAATGTGAAGTCCAGTTGTGGATATACCCCTCTGCACCTTGCAGCCATTCACGGCCACCAGGGGGTCATCAAAGTGCTAGTGCAGAGGTTGGCTTCTCGGGTCAATGTCCGGGACAGCAGTGGGAAGAAGCCATGGCAGTATCTGACCAGTAATACCTCTGGGGAGGTATGGCAGCTACTGGAGGCCCCTCGGGGAAGGCCCATTTTTCCTGTCTATCCTTTAGTCCGAAGCTCTTCCCCCACCAGGAAGGCCAAGAGCCGGGAAATATCTAGAAATATCACCCGGAAGTCTTCCCTTGCTGCACTACTCAAAAGTCAGCACAGCAAATGGAAATTGGCCAACCAGTATGAGAAATTCCCCAAtccaagggaaagagaagagtatAGTGACTGA